From Companilactobacillus heilongjiangensis, one genomic window encodes:
- a CDS encoding GNAT family N-acetyltransferase has translation MEITNVMPEDLPEILRIENLGFTAEEAGTEEQYRDRINKLSDTFLVARVDEKVVGFIVGPATKEAYVEDWMYEKTPNNLATGGHQIVFTIAVDPKYRGNSIGSKLLGALEKNARIAKRESISLTSLERNVPFYLKNGFENEGVADSEHADEVWYNLVKKLDGNL, from the coding sequence ATGGAAATTACGAATGTAATGCCGGAAGACTTGCCGGAAATTTTACGCATCGAAAACTTAGGCTTTACCGCTGAAGAAGCTGGAACTGAAGAACAGTATCGTGACCGCATTAACAAATTATCAGATACTTTCTTGGTCGCTAGAGTGGATGAGAAAGTTGTGGGATTTATCGTGGGACCGGCCACTAAGGAAGCTTATGTGGAAGACTGGATGTACGAAAAGACTCCTAATAATCTTGCAACAGGCGGACATCAAATCGTCTTCACAATTGCAGTAGATCCAAAATATCGTGGCAATAGTATAGGAAGTAAATTGTTAGGTGCCTTGGAAAAGAATGCTCGAATTGCTAAAAGAGAAAGCATTTCTTTAACTAGTTTGGAACGTAATGTACCATTTTATTTGAAAAATGGTTTTGAAAATGAGGGTGTGGCAGATTCTGAACACGCTGATGAAGTTTGGTATAACTTGGTTAAGAAGTTAGATGGTAACTTATAA